From one Nonomuraea polychroma genomic stretch:
- a CDS encoding ABC-F family ATP-binding cassette domain-containing protein, translated as MPTAAQLALTEITKRYGTRVVLDRVSLTVKPGERIGVIGDNGSGKSTLLRLMADVERPDNGELVAVAPGGVGYLPQSLALPPHATVGDAVDLALADLRELEARMRVAERSLGEAGVEARAGAASGAGTEGRAGTAIRDGMEVYARLVAEFEARGGYEADTRVEVALHGLGLPGLDRSRRLGTLSGGERSRLALAATLASAPELLLLDEPTNDLDDQAVAWLEQRLRAHRGTVVAITHDRVFLERVTTAILEVADGKVRRYGDGYAGYLAAKAAERLAQARAYEEWKTELDRHATLVAANAGRLAVIPRKSAKAGMGTGAWRARSRTHGAAGRIRQSQQRLRQLTDHPAPPPPEPLRFTATLATAGAAGAEVAALDGVVVAGRLRLDSLALRAGERLLVTGPNGAGKTTLMRVLAGELRPDAGEVRQTGRVGFFRQDEPAVEDVRRAGRSGTLQHGDLVGTADWTVLRAYAHGRPGTLDEHADALLALGLFRPSDLRLRLEELSYGQRRRIELARLVSEPVDLLLLDEPTNHLSPLLVEQLEEALTSYQGALVVVTHDRRMRATFTGSRLELGRGVAA; from the coding sequence ATGCCTACTGCTGCCCAACTGGCACTCACCGAGATCACGAAGCGTTACGGCACGCGCGTCGTCCTGGACCGGGTGTCGCTCACCGTCAAACCCGGCGAGCGGATCGGAGTGATCGGCGACAACGGGTCGGGCAAGTCCACGCTGCTCAGGCTCATGGCGGACGTCGAGCGGCCGGACAACGGCGAGCTCGTGGCCGTCGCGCCAGGCGGCGTCGGATACCTGCCGCAGTCGCTCGCGCTTCCGCCGCACGCGACGGTGGGTGACGCCGTCGATCTGGCGCTGGCCGACCTGCGAGAGCTCGAAGCCCGGATGCGGGTGGCCGAACGGTCGCTCGGGGAGGCAGGCGTGGAGGCTCGCGCAGGCGCGGCGAGCGGCGCAGGGACGGAGGGTCGGGCGGGGACAGCGATTCGTGACGGGATGGAGGTCTACGCACGCCTGGTGGCGGAGTTCGAGGCGCGGGGCGGCTACGAGGCCGACACTCGTGTCGAGGTCGCGCTGCATGGGCTCGGGCTGCCCGGGCTCGACCGGAGCCGCCGGCTTGGCACGCTCTCCGGTGGCGAACGCTCCAGGCTCGCCCTGGCCGCCACGCTGGCGTCCGCTCCTGAACTGCTGCTGCTCGACGAACCGACCAACGACCTGGACGACCAGGCCGTGGCATGGCTCGAACAACGTCTGCGCGCCCACCGGGGCACGGTCGTGGCGATCACCCACGACCGCGTGTTCCTGGAGCGGGTGACCACCGCCATCCTGGAGGTCGCCGACGGGAAGGTGCGCCGCTACGGCGACGGGTACGCCGGATACCTCGCGGCCAAGGCCGCCGAACGCCTCGCCCAGGCGCGGGCGTACGAGGAGTGGAAGACGGAGCTGGACCGGCATGCCACGCTGGTGGCGGCCAACGCGGGCAGGCTGGCGGTAATCCCGCGCAAGTCGGCCAAGGCGGGCATGGGCACCGGGGCCTGGCGGGCGCGCTCGCGTACGCATGGGGCAGCCGGGCGTATCCGGCAGTCCCAGCAGCGGCTGCGCCAGCTCACCGACCACCCGGCGCCCCCACCGCCCGAGCCGCTGCGCTTCACCGCCACCCTCGCCACCGCGGGAGCCGCCGGGGCCGAGGTGGCCGCGCTCGACGGCGTGGTGGTCGCGGGGCGACTCCGCCTGGACTCGCTGGCCCTCCGCGCCGGTGAGCGGCTGCTCGTCACCGGCCCGAACGGAGCCGGCAAGACCACACTGATGCGGGTGCTCGCGGGGGAACTGCGGCCGGACGCGGGCGAGGTACGGCAGACCGGTCGGGTCGGGTTCTTCCGCCAGGACGAGCCGGCTGTTGAGGACGTGCGGCGGGCGGGCCGGTCTGGGACCCTGCAGCACGGGGACCTGGTCGGGACGGCGGACTGGACCGTGCTGCGGGCCTACGCGCACGGGCGTCCCGGGACCCTGGACGAGCACGCCGACGCGCTGCTCGCCCTGGGGTTGTTCCGGCCGTCCGACCTGCGTCTGCGCCTCGAGGAGCTCTCCTATGGTCAGCGGCGCCGGATCGAGCTGGCCCGGCTGGTGAGCGAGCCCGTGGACCTGCTCCTGCTCGACGAGCCGACCAACCACCTGTCGCCGCTGCTCGTGGAGCAACTGGAGGAGGCGTTGACCTCTTACCAGGGAGCGCTGGTGGTCGTGACGCACGATCGGCGCATGCGGGCCACGTTCACCGGCTCCCGCCTGGAACTGGGCCGGGGTGTGGCGGCATAG
- a CDS encoding dsRBD fold-containing protein, with translation MAGKEWSIQIDIAESGDLATAYVTLTSPADVRLTGCGEAHRNPADPPAPRIGEELAVGRALIDLTGKLLGVATNDVRENVRSAH, from the coding sequence ATGGCCGGCAAGGAATGGTCCATTCAAATCGACATCGCCGAGTCCGGAGACCTAGCCACCGCGTACGTCACTTTGACCAGCCCGGCCGACGTACGGTTGACCGGCTGCGGTGAAGCCCACCGCAACCCGGCCGACCCGCCCGCCCCGCGGATCGGCGAAGAGCTGGCCGTCGGTCGCGCGTTGATCGATCTGACCGGCAAGCTACTGGGAGTGGCGACCAACGACGTCCGCGAGAACGTCCGGTCGGCACACTGA
- a CDS encoding sensor histidine kinase, whose protein sequence is MSLRARLVATVVGLLALALILAAGATFGAIQDWRGPGSSRLLSLTTPEQLLAASDELAERVAFVLIGTSGFGLAALTLLAAHLIRRGLRPLDRIVETAAAIGDGDLARRVETGPSGTEVGRLANALNAMLGQIEDAFREREASEDRLRRFVADASHELRTPIATIRGYAELFRRGAATRQDDLEKVMLRIEAEATRMGSLVDEMLLLARLDQGRPLDQAPVELTELAADAVADTLAIAPDRPLSLDHDGPVWVTGDAARLRQVMSNLLANVVHHTPEGTPAAVRVGVEGDRALIEVADQGPGMSEEHMSLVFQRFYRVDHSRENGPRRGGAGLGLSIVQAVVTAQGGDVSAHSVPGEGTTFRVRLPLRTYVNG, encoded by the coding sequence ATGTCACTTCGAGCCCGCCTGGTCGCGACGGTCGTCGGCCTGCTGGCACTCGCTCTCATCCTGGCCGCCGGAGCGACCTTCGGCGCCATTCAGGACTGGCGCGGACCCGGCAGCTCCCGCCTGTTGTCGCTGACCACTCCGGAACAGTTGCTGGCCGCCTCCGACGAACTGGCGGAACGTGTCGCGTTCGTGCTGATCGGCACGTCCGGATTCGGGCTGGCGGCCCTCACCCTGCTGGCCGCCCACCTGATCCGCCGCGGCCTGCGCCCGCTCGACCGCATCGTCGAGACCGCCGCCGCCATCGGCGACGGCGACCTCGCGCGGCGAGTGGAGACCGGACCGTCCGGCACGGAGGTGGGTCGGCTGGCCAACGCGCTCAACGCGATGCTCGGCCAGATCGAGGACGCCTTCCGCGAGCGCGAGGCCTCGGAGGACCGGCTGCGCCGCTTCGTCGCCGACGCCTCCCACGAACTGCGCACGCCCATCGCCACCATCCGCGGCTACGCCGAGCTGTTCCGGCGCGGCGCCGCCACCCGCCAGGACGACCTGGAGAAGGTGATGCTCAGAATCGAGGCGGAGGCCACCAGGATGGGCTCGCTGGTGGACGAGATGCTGCTGCTCGCCCGCCTCGACCAAGGGCGCCCGCTGGACCAGGCGCCCGTCGAACTGACCGAACTGGCCGCCGACGCCGTGGCCGACACCCTCGCCATCGCCCCGGACCGCCCGCTGTCGCTGGACCACGACGGCCCCGTCTGGGTGACCGGCGACGCCGCCCGGCTCCGCCAGGTGATGAGCAATCTGCTGGCCAACGTCGTCCACCACACCCCGGAAGGCACGCCGGCCGCCGTACGAGTCGGCGTCGAAGGCGACCGAGCACTGATCGAGGTCGCCGACCAGGGACCCGGGATGTCGGAGGAACACATGTCGCTGGTCTTCCAACGCTTCTACCGCGTCGACCACAGCCGCGAAAACGGCCCACGCCGCGGCGGAGCCGGTCTCGGCCTTTCCATCGTCCAGGCAGTGGTGACCGCACAAGGCGGCGACGTCTCCGCCCACTCCGTCCCCGGCGAGGGAACCACGTTCCGCGTACGTTTGCCGCTGCGGACGTACGTCAACGGGTGA
- a CDS encoding sigma-70 family RNA polymerase sigma factor, which yields MPGRVRRGTPLPRRARRGRRRHEGLRVATAESSPPGRVRHDGVVDFEPYRGELVAYCYRMLGSYHEAEDLVQETMLRAWKARDRYDSTRASVRTWLYRIATNVCLTALEGRARRPLPSGLGAPSEDPGAPLTPAFDIPWLQPFPDARFDMGARADLRLALVAAMQVLPPRQRAVLVLREVLEFSAAEVATQLGTTATAVNSALQRARAALADVGDVGQVTEPDDPEVRAVIQRYVRAFEAADVPALVRLLTDEAVLEMPPVPLWYRGSRDYGLFMRRVFEMRGTGWRMRDLTANGQPALAAYVPDPGGGHRLHTLQVVTVTGGRVSHNVVFADPGVFEAFDLPEKI from the coding sequence GTGCCAGGTCGAGTTCGGCGCGGAACTCCTCTACCCCGCCGAGCCCGGCGTGGCCGACGACGCCACGAAGGCCTCCGAGTAGCGACCGCTGAGTCGTCGCCACCGGGTCGTGTACGCCATGATGGGGTCGTGGATTTCGAGCCCTACCGGGGTGAGCTGGTGGCCTACTGCTACCGGATGCTGGGCTCGTACCACGAGGCCGAGGACCTGGTGCAGGAGACGATGTTGCGGGCGTGGAAGGCCCGTGACCGGTATGACAGCACGCGCGCGTCCGTACGGACCTGGCTGTACCGGATCGCGACCAACGTGTGCCTGACCGCGTTGGAGGGGCGGGCACGGCGGCCGCTGCCGTCCGGGCTGGGCGCGCCGAGCGAGGATCCCGGGGCGCCGCTCACCCCGGCATTCGACATCCCCTGGCTGCAGCCGTTTCCCGACGCGCGGTTCGATATGGGGGCACGGGCGGACCTGCGGCTGGCGCTGGTCGCGGCGATGCAGGTGCTGCCGCCGCGGCAGCGGGCCGTGCTCGTGCTCCGCGAGGTGCTGGAGTTCAGCGCCGCCGAGGTCGCCACCCAGCTGGGGACCACGGCCACGGCCGTGAACAGCGCTCTGCAGCGGGCCCGCGCCGCCCTCGCGGACGTCGGCGACGTGGGGCAGGTCACCGAGCCGGACGATCCCGAGGTGCGCGCGGTCATCCAACGGTACGTGAGGGCGTTCGAGGCGGCCGACGTCCCCGCGCTCGTGCGCCTGCTCACCGACGAGGCGGTCCTGGAGATGCCGCCGGTGCCGCTGTGGTATCGGGGCAGCCGCGACTACGGCCTGTTCATGCGCCGTGTGTTCGAGATGCGGGGGACGGGCTGGCGCATGAGGGACCTCACCGCCAACGGGCAGCCCGCGCTCGCCGCGTACGTGCCGGATCCCGGCGGCGGGCATCGGCTGCACACGTTGCAGGTCGTCACGGTCACCGGCGGCCGGGTCTCGCACAACGTCGTGTTCGCCGATCCAGGCGTGTTCGAGGCGTTCGACCTGCCCGAAAAGATTTAG
- a CDS encoding MMPL family transporter produces MERLSAFVLRRKGLVTLLAVLAFFVGMGATPIAIQRLSEVYAHPGMPAFDANQEIVTIYGNGGYQRPFVPVVVLPEGQRADASKEALGRAFAAVATKLPQSRVVSYADTGDPRLVGSDGRTTFGLVFPGTYSDGSPPGGGLGETPDESPVIIEAMTQHLPPGSKIHVTGLDTLAPSVDAGGVDVPAKIGIGVLAAVLVLFLVFRSMLALVPILISVLSIFASFIVILLLTLVMTVHDVALTTMPLLGLGIAVDYSLLLVARWREEQANGFRGDEAVHRAMAGAGRAVLFSGVAVAIGLVTMVVLPVPFLRSLGIAGMIIAAMSVAATLTVLPVLLALTGQRLDRRATTGKRFAREADAGRAWSAWARGVVRLRRPAALVSGGLLVALSLTALGVDLGLPESRHLKTTGPGHDGLVALTSAGIPAGVVTPIDTLVTGDPAAAIGQISQVEGVATVLAPESAAWRRQGSAVVSVLPVAENGTAAGEATITRIRETVPDNVRVGGNAAQSMDFQSRTYGAFPWMLALIGLVTFVMLTRAFRSLLLPLKAIVLNLLSLGAVIGAMVLLWQFGWGTRELLDIQPTGSIGEFVPLTIFAFLYGLSMDYEVFILARMREEYDRTGNTHQAVIEGVGRTGRLVTSAALILFISFAALAMTPELDVKVFASGLALGILLDATLIRGVLVPAVVAMMGRWNWWLPGWAARLLRVRPSAMKDVAPDGVPAHG; encoded by the coding sequence ATGGAGAGACTCTCGGCCTTTGTCCTGCGACGTAAGGGACTGGTCACGCTGCTCGCCGTCCTGGCGTTCTTCGTCGGCATGGGAGCGACCCCGATCGCGATCCAACGTCTGTCCGAGGTGTACGCCCACCCGGGCATGCCCGCCTTCGACGCCAACCAGGAAATCGTCACGATCTATGGCAACGGCGGCTACCAGCGGCCGTTCGTGCCGGTCGTGGTGCTGCCCGAAGGGCAGCGTGCCGACGCGAGCAAGGAGGCGCTCGGGCGGGCCTTCGCCGCCGTGGCGACCAAGCTGCCTCAGTCCCGCGTCGTGTCCTACGCCGACACCGGCGACCCCCGCCTGGTCGGCAGCGACGGCCGGACCACGTTCGGCCTGGTGTTCCCCGGGACCTACTCCGACGGCAGCCCGCCCGGCGGCGGCCTCGGCGAGACACCCGACGAGAGCCCGGTCATCATCGAGGCGATGACCCAGCATCTGCCCCCCGGCAGCAAGATCCACGTCACTGGCCTGGACACCCTGGCTCCCAGCGTGGACGCGGGCGGTGTCGACGTGCCCGCCAAGATCGGTATCGGCGTGCTGGCCGCGGTGCTCGTGCTGTTCCTGGTGTTCCGCTCGATGCTCGCGCTGGTCCCGATCCTCATTTCCGTCTTGTCGATCTTCGCGTCGTTCATCGTGATCCTGCTGCTCACGCTGGTCATGACCGTGCATGATGTGGCGCTGACCACCATGCCGCTGCTCGGCCTCGGCATCGCCGTCGACTACTCGTTGTTGCTGGTCGCCCGATGGCGCGAGGAGCAGGCCAACGGCTTCCGCGGTGACGAGGCGGTGCATCGCGCCATGGCGGGAGCGGGCCGCGCGGTGCTGTTCAGCGGTGTCGCGGTCGCCATCGGGCTGGTGACCATGGTGGTGCTCCCGGTGCCGTTCCTGCGGAGCCTGGGCATCGCCGGCATGATCATCGCCGCGATGAGCGTGGCCGCGACGCTGACCGTCCTGCCGGTCCTGCTGGCCCTCACCGGCCAGCGGCTCGACCGCCGCGCCACGACCGGCAAGCGGTTCGCCCGCGAGGCGGACGCCGGCCGTGCCTGGTCGGCCTGGGCTCGCGGCGTCGTACGGCTGCGCCGGCCCGCCGCGCTGGTCTCCGGCGGCCTGCTGGTGGCACTGTCGCTGACCGCTCTCGGAGTCGACCTGGGCCTGCCGGAGAGCCGCCACCTCAAGACGACGGGCCCCGGCCATGACGGGCTGGTCGCGTTGACCAGCGCGGGCATCCCGGCTGGTGTGGTCACGCCGATCGACACCCTGGTCACCGGCGACCCGGCCGCGGCCATCGGGCAGATCAGCCAGGTGGAAGGGGTGGCGACCGTGCTCGCGCCGGAATCGGCCGCCTGGCGGCGGCAGGGGTCGGCGGTCGTCTCGGTGCTGCCGGTCGCGGAGAACGGCACCGCCGCCGGCGAGGCGACCATCACCAGGATCCGCGAGACCGTGCCGGACAACGTCCGGGTCGGCGGCAATGCGGCGCAGAGCATGGACTTCCAGTCCCGCACCTACGGCGCGTTCCCTTGGATGCTGGCGCTGATCGGGCTGGTCACGTTCGTGATGCTGACACGGGCGTTCCGCTCGCTGCTCCTGCCGCTCAAGGCGATCGTGCTCAACCTGCTGTCGCTCGGCGCGGTGATCGGCGCGATGGTGCTGCTGTGGCAGTTCGGCTGGGGCACCAGGGAGCTCCTCGACATCCAGCCCACCGGCTCGATCGGCGAGTTCGTCCCGCTCACGATCTTCGCCTTCCTGTACGGGCTCAGCATGGACTACGAGGTGTTCATCCTGGCCCGCATGCGTGAGGAGTACGACAGGACCGGCAACACCCACCAGGCGGTCATCGAAGGCGTCGGGCGCACCGGGCGGCTGGTCACCTCGGCGGCGCTGATCCTGTTCATCTCCTTCGCGGCGCTGGCCATGACCCCGGAACTCGATGTCAAGGTCTTCGCCAGCGGCCTCGCCCTGGGCATCCTGCTGGACGCCACCCTCATCCGGGGCGTGCTCGTCCCGGCGGTGGTGGCGATGATGGGCCGCTGGAACTGGTGGCTGCCGGGCTGGGCCGCCCGGCTCCTGCGGGTGCGGCCCTCTGCCATGAAGGACGTGGCGCCGGACGGCGTCCCCGCCCACGGCTGA
- a CDS encoding response regulator transcription factor, whose translation MSRILVVDDEPYLADLVSTALTYEGFETATAATGAAAVAMTASFRPDLIVLDVMLPDVLGTEVCRRIRATGAEVPVVFLTARDATEDKIGGLTVGGDDYVTKPFSLEELIARIRAVLRRTKPAEPESGLLGFEDLVIDEDAYEVRRDGVLLDLTPTEFKLLRFLVANAGRVVTKRQILDHVWEYDFGGNDGVVQTYISYLRRKVDAVDPPLIHTVPRVGYVLRLPREA comes from the coding sequence GTGAGCCGCATCCTTGTCGTGGACGACGAACCCTACCTCGCTGATCTCGTTTCGACCGCACTGACATACGAAGGCTTCGAAACCGCGACGGCCGCCACGGGTGCGGCGGCCGTGGCCATGACCGCTTCCTTCCGGCCTGACCTGATCGTTCTGGACGTCATGTTGCCCGATGTGCTGGGGACCGAGGTGTGCCGCAGGATCCGCGCCACGGGGGCGGAGGTCCCCGTGGTGTTCCTCACCGCGCGGGACGCCACCGAGGACAAGATCGGCGGATTGACCGTCGGCGGCGACGACTACGTGACCAAGCCTTTCAGCCTGGAGGAGCTGATCGCCCGGATTCGCGCGGTGCTGCGCCGTACCAAGCCGGCGGAGCCGGAGAGCGGCCTGCTCGGCTTCGAGGACCTGGTCATCGACGAGGACGCCTACGAGGTGCGCCGCGACGGCGTCCTGCTCGACCTGACCCCGACCGAGTTCAAGCTGCTGCGTTTCCTCGTGGCCAACGCCGGACGGGTCGTGACCAAGAGACAGATCCTGGACCACGTCTGGGAGTACGACTTCGGCGGCAACGACGGCGTCGTGCAGACGTACATCAGTTACCTGCGCCGCAAGGTCGACGCCGTCGACCCGCCCCTCATCCACACCGTGCCCCGCGTCGGCTACGTCCTGCGCCTGCCCAGGGAAGCCTGA
- a CDS encoding SDR family NAD(P)-dependent oxidoreductase: protein MTTARVWFITGASRGLGRAFAEAALAAGDRVVAAARDLDPLADLAAAHPDSLVRLTLDVSDRAAVRKVVDQAAAAFGRLDVVVNNAGVMLLGMVEEATEEQIRAHFDVNFFGAVWVAQAVVPYLRAQGSGHILQVTSMGAGGGFASVGFYSASKTALDSVSEALAMEVAPFGVKVTIVGPGGYGTDLFTRGTTMTEPRQEYESLRARLAEMWGEDAGPDPSTAAPVIMELVDLAEPPLRLIVGGASYDLVQQKDQARAEEYRAWEHLSRKAPG, encoded by the coding sequence ATGACGACTGCCCGAGTATGGTTCATCACCGGCGCGTCGAGAGGCCTGGGCAGGGCCTTCGCCGAGGCGGCGCTCGCCGCCGGAGACCGCGTCGTGGCCGCCGCACGCGACCTCGACCCGCTCGCCGACCTGGCCGCCGCCCACCCGGACAGCCTCGTACGGCTGACGCTGGACGTCTCCGACCGTGCGGCCGTGCGGAAGGTGGTGGACCAGGCGGCGGCGGCGTTCGGCCGGCTCGACGTCGTGGTCAACAACGCCGGCGTGATGCTGCTCGGCATGGTGGAGGAGGCCACGGAGGAGCAGATCCGCGCCCACTTCGACGTCAACTTCTTCGGCGCGGTCTGGGTGGCCCAGGCCGTGGTGCCGTACCTGCGGGCGCAGGGGTCCGGCCACATCCTGCAGGTCACGTCGATGGGGGCCGGTGGAGGGTTCGCGTCCGTCGGGTTCTACTCGGCGAGCAAGACAGCGCTCGACTCGGTGAGTGAGGCCCTGGCGATGGAGGTGGCGCCGTTCGGGGTCAAGGTGACGATCGTGGGGCCGGGCGGGTACGGCACGGACCTGTTCACGCGGGGCACCACGATGACGGAGCCGCGGCAGGAGTACGAGTCGCTCCGTGCCCGGCTGGCCGAGATGTGGGGGGAGGACGCCGGTCCCGACCCGAGCACCGCCGCGCCGGTGATCATGGAGCTGGTCGACCTGGCGGAGCCGCCGCTGCGGCTGATCGTCGGTGGCGCCTCGTACGACCTGGTCCAGCAGAAGGACCAGGCCCGCGCGGAGGAGTACCGGGCCTGGGAGCACCTCAGCCGGAAGGCGCCCGGCTGA
- a CDS encoding dihydrofolate reductase family protein → MSVIVIEFITLDGIVSDPDGSGGTPTGGWAFRHGPEAVAGDKFRLGSVLDEGVLLLGRRTWELFSRLWPGRDDPFSTRMNAVPKLVASRTVTDVSAWANSQVVGGDLIDAVKREPRDVVITGSLSVVHTLMAADLIDEYRLLTFPAALSTGERLFPAGGPPTYLECLSAEQSGAAVLARYRRAAGPA, encoded by the coding sequence GTGAGCGTCATCGTCATTGAGTTCATCACCCTGGACGGGATCGTGTCGGACCCGGACGGATCCGGCGGCACGCCGACCGGCGGCTGGGCGTTCCGGCACGGCCCCGAGGCGGTCGCCGGGGACAAGTTCCGGCTGGGGAGCGTGCTGGACGAGGGGGTCCTGCTGCTGGGGCGGCGGACTTGGGAGTTGTTCTCCCGGCTCTGGCCGGGGCGCGACGACCCCTTCTCCACGCGGATGAACGCCGTGCCGAAGCTGGTCGCCTCCCGTACGGTCACCGACGTGTCGGCGTGGGCGAACTCCCAGGTCGTCGGAGGCGACCTCATCGACGCCGTCAAACGGGAGCCGCGCGATGTGGTCATCACCGGCAGCCTGAGCGTCGTGCACACCCTGATGGCCGCGGACCTGATCGACGAGTACCGGCTGCTGACCTTCCCCGCGGCCCTCAGCACCGGAGAGCGGCTCTTTCCCGCCGGCGGCCCGCCCACGTACCTCGAGTGCCTGTCGGCAGAGCAGTCCGGCGCGGCCGTCCTCGCGCGGTACCGCAGGGCGGCCGGGCCTGCCTGA
- a CDS encoding aminotransferase class I/II-fold pyridoxal phosphate-dependent enzyme has product MVDVFAKCRLPETYQFVKELGVYPYYQAIEERLGEGEVVIDGRVLVQAGSNDYLGLSGDERVREAAIEATRRLGTGSGGSRLSNGSLALHEELEARLAAFLGREAVMVTSAGYLANLALGTLIGPGDTVVGDRLVHACLIDAVRLGGARLRRYRHNDMGHLERLLDAADPGAGRLIITEGMFSTSGSVCDLPGIAKLARAYDARLVMDSAHDVGLLGANGRGAAEQHGLEGAIDLQTVTFSKALGTIGGAVAGPEEIVAYLRHYARSVVFTAALSPACAAAALAALEIIAAEPERRHRLRATAEGLSGELAAMGYAVVPSDRPVIAVPVGDDLLCFRLWRELFDEGVFTTAMISPGVPPGQALIRVSITAVHTGTQVDRIISAFAAAGRRLRLIPDGPEARTVTPAEDGLKTVPRTSPGATPTAPAGP; this is encoded by the coding sequence ATGGTCGATGTGTTCGCGAAATGTCGGCTGCCGGAGACGTACCAGTTCGTGAAGGAGCTGGGCGTCTACCCCTACTACCAGGCGATCGAGGAGCGGCTGGGCGAGGGCGAGGTCGTGATCGACGGGCGGGTGCTCGTACAGGCGGGCTCCAACGACTACCTCGGCTTGTCGGGCGACGAACGCGTGCGCGAGGCCGCGATCGAAGCGACGCGGCGGCTGGGCACCGGCAGCGGCGGCTCACGCCTCAGCAACGGCTCGCTCGCGCTCCACGAGGAGCTGGAAGCGCGGCTGGCGGCCTTCCTCGGACGGGAGGCCGTCATGGTGACCAGCGCCGGCTACCTGGCCAATCTCGCTCTCGGGACACTGATCGGGCCCGGTGACACGGTGGTCGGCGACCGGCTGGTCCACGCATGCCTGATCGACGCCGTCCGCCTGGGCGGAGCGCGGTTACGCCGCTACCGGCACAACGACATGGGCCATCTGGAGCGGCTGCTCGACGCCGCCGATCCCGGCGCCGGGCGGCTGATCATCACCGAGGGGATGTTCTCCACCTCCGGCAGCGTGTGCGACCTGCCGGGCATCGCCAAGCTCGCCCGTGCGTACGACGCCCGCCTCGTCATGGACAGCGCCCACGACGTCGGCCTGCTCGGCGCGAACGGGCGGGGCGCGGCCGAGCAGCACGGCCTGGAGGGTGCGATCGATCTGCAGACCGTCACCTTCTCGAAGGCACTGGGCACCATCGGCGGCGCGGTGGCCGGTCCCGAGGAGATCGTTGCTTACCTGCGGCACTACGCGCGATCGGTGGTGTTCACGGCCGCACTGTCCCCGGCGTGCGCCGCGGCGGCGCTGGCCGCCCTGGAGATCATCGCGGCGGAGCCGGAACGACGCCACCGCCTGCGGGCGACGGCCGAGGGGTTGAGCGGTGAACTGGCCGCGATGGGATACGCGGTCGTTCCCTCGGATCGGCCGGTCATCGCGGTACCGGTGGGTGACGACCTGCTGTGCTTCCGGTTGTGGCGCGAGCTGTTCGACGAAGGCGTCTTCACCACCGCCATGATCTCGCCCGGCGTGCCACCCGGCCAGGCGCTCATCCGGGTCAGCATCACCGCCGTTCACACCGGGACCCAGGTGGACCGGATCATCTCGGCGTTCGCCGCCGCCGGCCGCCGCCTGCGTCTCATCCCCGATGGACCCGAGGCTAGGACGGTCACCCCTGCGGAGGACGGGCTCAAGACGGTCCCCCGCACATCGCCCGGCGCCACCCCAACCGCTCCCGCGGGCCCGTAG